The region gacactgatgttggatgagaaggcctggctcacagtctccgctctaattcatcccaaaggtgttctatcaggttgaggtcaggactctgtgaaggccagtcaagttcttccacaccaaactggctcatccacgtctttatggacctgctttgtgcactggtgtgcagtcatgttggagcaggaacgGACCGTCCCCAAAcggttcccacaaatttgggagcgtgaaattgtctaaaatctcttggtgctgaagcattaagagttcctttcactggaactaaggggccgagcccaactcctgaaaaacagccccacaccatgatcccccctccaccaaactttacacttggcacaatgcagtcagacaagtaccgtctcctggcaaccgccaaacccagactcatccatcggatttccagacggagaagcgtgattggtcactccagagaacacgtctccactgctctagagtccagtggcggcgctttacaccactgcattccacggtttgcattgcgcttggtgatgtaaggcttggtgcagctgctcggccatggaaacccattccatgaagctctctacgctgttcttgagctgatctgaaggccacatgaagtttggaggtctgtagtgattgactctgcagaaagttggtgacctctgcgcactatgcccctcagcatccgctgaccgctctgtcattttacgtggccgaccacttcgtggctgagttgctgtcgttcccaatcgcttccactttgttataatcccactgacagttgactgtggaatatttagtagtgaggaaatttcacaactggacttgctgcacaggtggcgtccgatcacggtaccacgctggaattcactgagctcctgagagcgacccattctttcactaatgtctgtagaagcagtctgcaggcctaggggctcggctttatacacctgtggccatggaagtgattggaacacctgaattcaatgatttggatgggtgagtgaatacttttagcaatatagtgtatatacatgtatcaCATGGGtaaacatacacaaatataaaatcaatgttgtaagaagaaaacctcatatctccagcaTGATGACTTTACAGATAAAGGACaaaacctattttacttttcatctaagtcaatggaatcagacttttttccccaagtaattttaggccgttatttggtccattcatcaaatcAAAAGAGCACAACTTTCAATAAGCAAGTGCCACGGCTTTTATTATGTCCTGCAGTATTCAACACTGCCTTAAGTTTTAATCAGGGAAATTGAACCTAAAAATGCTGAGCTTGCAAACTGGCAATCGACATTCGGCATTCAAACTGCAAGTCCAGAGAAACGGGTGTGCTGGTTCTCTTGAAGGGAAGAAAGCCTGGTGCTTCATTGATAGACAATAATCACATTTCAATTAGAATCACTGGCTGAATAAACCACAGTTGAAGTTCCCTAAATCATTCAGCCATGCCTAATATAAACTAACATAAAGTGAACGGCTATGTACGCATGCAAATggttaaataaacagaaaggtGTATAAACAGCTAGACGGACAAAGAgctaaataagcaaataaaacttaaaacatCATTAGAGaagcacaaaaaacacatcCAGTGGAACAAGCCGAGAGCAAGGCTGTGGTATAGAAGAGTTTGACAACCTCACACTCTTACATAACCATCAACCCTGTCTGCTCCAACCCGCAGCCTAAACAGCAGCATCGCTGCATCAGCTGGGAACAGCAGAGCCTTTATTTAGCCTTTAACTGCAACAGGCAATGAGTGAGgaggtgtgtgtttgtctggGTGAGTGAAAGgatgagagggagaggcagtgcgggcgtgtgtgtgtgtgtgtgtgtgtgagactaaTTGAGTAATTGTGTGAATGACAGTGTGTATGACGGAGAGCACGTCTGAGGAAACAGCACAAACCAGAAATTACAATTTCCCTCGGAAAGAAAACACTCATTTGTGTCATTCCAGAGAGCCTCGCATGCTGCAGTCTAGGAACACACACTATagccaccacacacactacagcaACTCGACTGCTGCCGGAAGCATCAGGATGATGGAAGCCTCTCTTTTAAACAGGCAAAGACAGATATAATGATTTGTACTGGCCACTCGGTTCAGAAAGACAAATCTGTGGCCAgaatgataaaacatgtttattatttacGTATTACAGCGCGAAAGTCTTACATCAGCACATTGTGTAACATTACATCTCTTAGAAATAAGTGTTTTTGCCGATAAAACCTCTATACatcatgaaaataaatacaaatgaacatgAAGAACAGAACAagaatttctcattttgaaaaGCTAGTCTGTAGAACAATGTTTGGTTCCTGAATTCCTCAGACATCGCATGGATTGTTTGAATTCCATCAAAGGCACACCTGACTTAACTCAAGGAAGTACTAATTAGCCGAACCCGGTACTACATGACAACCACAACACTGGGCTCTCTATGAGGAGCGATTTGGAAACGggtaaacaaaacacatttacatacattaaagTCACTACGTACTGCATCAatgatatttgtatttattttaatattcctAATAGTATCGCACAATGCTCTTCATTGCTATAAACAAGCATGCTGTAGTGGTGCTGCTTCAAAAAGGCAAATActtattaaaatgttatattaataataacatcGTTGTGACGTTGGTGGTGCCTCAGCAGTTGCCTCCCGCATCGATAACCTCCTGGTCACCAGCTTATTTAACCCTTTATAGAGCAAATTTACCAAACCTCTGCCAACGAAACAGCATCTGTGACGGCAGCTCGACAGGAACGTCCACCACGCCATCACACAAGATTACACTGCGGTCAGTTAAAGAATTCAGATATTTGGATCCGATGCGATTCGTTTTGTGTCCGACCAAACATGTTTGTTAGAACGGAAAACTAAAAGGAACACAAAGAAATCTCCAACTCAAGAGGTCTCCTGGGATACAGgctcaaaatgtgaaatgtggtcAGTGACATCGAACGTCCATCCCTccttttaacccttagaagtcaacGTCAATGCCGACGAACAAAAGCATGTCGGAATTTTACATCATCACTTGTTGCTCGACAAGTGGAGGAACTGGTGTGTTTGTAAGAACAAGGGGAGATCCTTCATGATGAGTGGAATTTAATGAGACGTTTctgctgtgtgttcagtcttGGTTTGTATTTTTACGATACTGTTGTTATTCCATGAAATcgtaacaggaaaaaaaaaataataaatcaaacatATCAAATTAACTTgaatatttttatgcatttaatatgtaattaagcatcgtttttctgtctttgacatcatttgaaaatactcgTGGTCCTTATATTttatgtgaatttcatgatgaatgggccaaaagaaatgacccaaaattacttggaaaaacatctggttccattgacttacattaaaagtgaggcatgtttttcccttctcctgtgaagttggcattttggaggtgcgaggttttgatccgacagcagcgatatgtagtTACGTAACTAAAGTCGAACAGCACAGCAAAACGACAGTAATAACTCTGAACTTCTatgggttaaatgcagcaaTACTGACCACAGCACACAGTCATTTAACAAACTCGCTGAAGACGTAAGCCTAAAATACTCTCTCCAAAGCAGACAAGCTACCTCATTAACGGGAGGTGACGGTGGGGAGGGTGTATCTCACAGAGGGCGACGGGCCCTTTTCAGACATGCCAAGCGGGATGCCAGCCGTCTCCGCTATGATTGGTCAGTGGCCCTGCTGCCGTGGCCTGGTGTGACCACAACCAATCAGCAATCAGCTGGTCACGCACGCAAAAAACGGGCCAGAGCATTCAGTTAATGCTCCAGTTAGTCTCTGCTAGCGGCTACAGGAAACATAAAACAACACGCACCCAAAAAGAACATATGATAATCATGACAGATGAACACAAAGAAATTTACAGGCTGCTGGACTAAAcaaaaagacacattttaagGAATTCTATGCACTATTTTAGCAAACAAACACTTACAGGAATTTATCAAGCTCATCTCTACCTGCCTAGCAAGTCATCAGCCACTGGGCTCTTTTACCACGTACAATGGAAGGCGGTACAGAAACTACAGTCCGTGTCTAAGAGTATCCTAATAATCCCTCCAATGAGTAAAATGCAACTACTTTAGGGTGCACTCACTACTTACGGAGGCAGACAAGTCAAGTCTCCACAGACAAGCAATGACCAATAGAacgggatgctctggagcacctgcacatgagcctaaggtcaccaacCCCCCCCAGCTCTAGCCCTAGTGTGGGCTAGTGGTAAAAAGCccctcagcactgcactgtggagcagtggaactgtgctctctggagtgatggagctccatccaatacctctgATAAGACTCTGAGTGGCACTAAGTGACTAATCAACCAGCATGAGTAGCTCTTGCATCTGAATCCAACCAAATTGCCTCAGCGCAGTTTTCCAAGatgtagtgtaaagccttcatagaagctgttagagctgcaaagggagaCAAACTCCCTATAAATACCCTCTATTTTAGGAGGCATAATGGTGCCTTCAACTTTTTAAGACACATTGGGTCGGTTTCCGAGGCCTGGACTAGACTTTCCTTCCAATGGAGAATCTGTGTAGTCCAGGACAAAGCTTAATCCTGTCTGGGAAACCAACATATAGCGTAGGTCTGATCCGGTCAAAAAACACTGGAATATTCCTTTCAAATTTCTAACAAATGAATCAATAAACTTCCACTGTTAGCAGGGCAAGAGAGGTTTTTTCTTTGGCTCAGTAATACACGACTCTGGCAGACTGCCCTCAGGTGGGCTAAAGTCTGGAAAATCCCATGATTCACCCagctcagcacacacactctcaacagGGTTTTGCACCGTTTTTCACCCAGAACTTCCCACATACTGTTGTACGGctctaaaactctaaaataaTAGATAATATCACCTTTGCATTGGGGTCGGTTTGGTTTCCCAGACGGAGATTAAGCCTATTTCACTGAAAGCATTTACAACGGAGAGTCACCATGAACAATACACCTTAGTCCCAAACCAGGCTTAATCCGGGAAATTACCCCACCTGGTTTTATGACTCAGATCCACCCATTTAAACACACAACAGGGCTTTGTTTCAGTCCCCACACTGTACTCCATCCTGACCAACCTGCTCAGAAATAAAGCACACAAACCCCATAATCAACAAAAATCTCCCAAACTACGGCTACCTATACTGTAAGCAACAGAACGCCCTGATCCGTTTAATTCCCAAACAAATGAGCTCTACTGGGCTGTTATTATGAAGAGCCTGTTCCTGGGAccatcccaaaggttttcttCTCAGTTTGCTGGAAAATTGTGATACAGCTTCATGATTTAACACCCAGTATATCCCCCCCTAGTCCAGTGTTTCCTACCACTAATCCTGTACTTCACTTGAACCGCACAGGTTGTTTTCCCTAAATCAGGGTAGGAGAAACACAAAACTGTGCAGCGTATGGTGTTCAAGGGCTCTTTGGGGGAAAAACGGTTCCgtatagaaccctgaacactcaaagaaccctttgcataactaaaaggttctttacaatACAAAAGcgatcttcagactgatggagattcggctgtagatggttctatattgaagctttttgaaaacaatgtcaaacttgtaacaacagcaaaacctTTTTGgctgctatacagaacccttttcaaaaaggttccacatagaaccatctacagcacgttcacgtacattttccatcaatctgaagaacccttttatgataCAAAGAATGCTTTAATCGTGCGAAGGGTTcattgagtgttcacggttccaCACctggaccattttctttactaaaaaacccttgaagaaccatctttttaagagcgcTGGTGGACCTCTGGATCAGAACCGGATAAACTATTCGCTGCAATACAAAGCGACTGAACTGAGCTGCAGCCTGGGGGTCTCATTTGGAAACATACAAACAACACTGGCAGCTTCAAACggtctgggaaaaaaaaaaggaaaaaaaaaaaagttttgctttTCTTAAATTTCCAAAATAAATTAGCTCAACTGAAGTGTGAAGAGGGCAGCCCAGGCATTTTccccattacacacacacacacacacacatcttctaagccgcttctccttctgggtcgcgggggggagctggagcctatcccagctgacatcaggcggaaggcaggaaacaccctggacaggtcgccagtccattgcagggtagacagacagacacattcacacctaggggcaattcagaatgtccaattggcctgactgcatgtctttggactgtgggaggaaacctgagaacccggaggaaacccacgcagacacggagagaacatgcaaactccacacagagaggaccctggtcgcccggtcgggaatcgaacccaggcccttcttgctgtgaggcaacagtgctgcCCACCGCGCCACTGTACCATGCAGACATCAACAGACCTGCATGAGGAAGGATTCTGGTGCTGTGGGCCATCGGGTAATGTGGACACTTATGCCAGAGGCCCCCAGAACACCCGGCCTCAATCACCTgtatcttctttctttcttaaacgtgttcttgagaaaggtcctaagacaAAGGTCTTAAAGCGTGGAATTCCTGCCACCTTTGTACTCGAGTGTGTGGACTCTGATCCCGCCTAAGAACAAAACCCatataagaaaacactggtgaatgtcaggatCTTCGTAAAAACTACGCAAGTGGGCTTTAAGAAGAAGTTTCTTCTTAAGAAGTGTTGATGAATTAGGACAAACAAGCTCTACTGGAGCTTATTCACATACcatatgtttactgtttatcCCTATTTTAATCAAGAGCTCACCACACACCACCTATATTAATGAACATGAGTATAGAACACCTTCACACCCTCACTACCCTAAAGACTATTTACACGCAGTACACACCAGTGAGACGCAAGGCTCGATCCGACGAGGTTCCGAGTTTTCAGCCACATCACACAACATCCGGAATACGTAAAACTCTACGATGCGGTTCAGGATCTGAATGGAGTTTCTCCTTAGTGTTTTGGAAAACAGCAAATCCCAATAATAAAATCTCAATACTGAACCCCACAATACAGCCATGGGCTGCAGGTTAGGGacccggccctgtgaccagaaggtcgccggttcgatccccagacccgacaggacatgactgaggtgcccttgagcaagacacctaacccccaactgccctaGTGCTGTGGACAgggttgcccaccgctctgggcaagtgtgctcactgccccctagtgtgtgtgtgcttcactgcccgttgtgggactaaaacGGGCCACTTAAATCACAAACCAAGACATTTCAGGTTCTGGATGGACCTGGTAAAAAGAAAACTCAGTCCAATTCAACTGTATGAACTCAACTAGCGAACAAACTAACACTACACTTCTAAGGTTTAGAGAAGGTTCTTCaatagttctttagtaaagacagtgactTCTCATAGGAACACATcttgcttaaatagttctttgcatggtgaaaaggttctttagactgatgtaGAACGTGCTATGGAAAACGGTTCTATGCAGGACCTACAAAAGGTCTTTTATTGCTGTAAGTTTGGCATCATAACAGCAGTAGaaccttttcggtgctatataaAAGCATTTTCAGAAAGATTCTAGATCAATCccaagaaccgtttcaccatgcaaagaaccatttaagcacgagagggttctaaacagaacccaGGGTTCTgcttagaaccactgcctttaccaAAGACCCCTTTTGAGTGCGTACGACCAAAGTCGTGAACCCAAATAAACTCTGCTCTACGCTCTAcaagaaagatggttcttcaagggttatttgGTAAAAACAACGGTTCTGTTTAGAAACatgagctctatatagaaccacctcaTGCTTGAAcagttctttgtatggtgaaaatGTTCTGCAGTTTGGTGTAGAATGTGTTGCGTATGGTTATATTCAGGACCTTggggaaaatggttctatgtaggaccaaacaggttcttctgttgctgacatcgtaacaacagcagaaccttttttggtgctatataaatatatctattaaaaaggttaaaaacgttctccatccatctgaagaaccatttcaccatgcaaagaaccgcgTATGCACACTAgactctacatagaaccaatgGCTTTACCGAAGAACCCTTTGAAGTGTGTGAACTCAAAGAACCTGTAAATAAAAGTAGATCCCCCCCGCAGGACTGAACGGTCACTCTCATCACTAACAGATGACCACACCGGGGTTTATTAGTGACCTGATCACTCTCACCCGTCTCACTCTCTACTCACCGAAATACTCTTTCTTCATGTGCCTCTCGAGCTCTCTCTCGAGCTCGAGCGTGAGGGCCTCGAGCCTCCTCTCCGCCTGGCTCGGCCCACACTCCCTGCTCGGGGTCACCTGGTAGGGCAGCTTCAGCTTCTGCCCCGGAGCGCCGGGGTCCGGTTCTCCGCCGCCGTGCACGTGTTGGGTGTCGTCCAGCGCGGGGAAGGCGTGCAGGTGGAGCCGGTGATGGAGCCCGTGGTGGAGCCCGTTGGCCTCGCCGCCGAAGTCCTGCAGCTGCAGCGCGTCCTCGAGCACGGAAGCTCGGGGCGACGGGAGCTGTAGCTCGGTCCCCGCGCTCATGGAGCCCCGCGAGCTGTGGCTGGAGATGCTGGAGCGCGGGCTGGCGGTGGCGGCGGCGGCTGCGGCGGAAGAAGCGGCGGAGGCGGAGTAGCTGGACCTGGGGCTCGCGGCGCTGGAGCGCGGGCTCGCGTGCCGCTGGTCGTAGCCCAGGCTGACGCCGCTGGTCCGGTTGCTGCTCGGTCTGCTGCTGCTCGTGCAGTCGCAGCCGCTCAGGCTCGAGTGCGTGCTCGCGTAGCTGGAACGCGGGCTGAGCGCGCAACCGCCGCCGACGCCCTCGCCGCCCTGCGCGAGGCTGCACCGGGGGCTCGCGTAcctctcctgctgctgctgctgctgccccgGCACGAGCACGCTGCTGCGCGGGCTGCCGCCGCTGCTGCAGCTCGAGCGAGGGCTCGTGGTCGCCCCCGTGTTCGTGCTGCTGCCCGCCCCGTTCCGGCACAGCTGCTTCCCCGGTCCCGGTGACTCATACGTGCCGTAGCGGAGACTGTGTGCTTCCTGCGGCGAGTATCGCCGGTGCCGGTCTCCGCCGCCGTAGCACGGCAGCGCGACTTCAGATCGCGCGCAGAAGCTGCCGCCACCTCCGCCTCCTTCATCGTCGTCGTCCGCGTGAGCTGCGTCTCGTAACGTTACCGGTGAGCACAGGTCCAGCGACGGCGCTGTCCGGGTCCCGTTCACGGTGCGCACAGCAGACGGTACAGGTACGGGCAGCGGCGCCGCGCCGTGCACTTTCACGTTAGTCCCAGTCATGTAAGCTGCGTCCACGCCTCCGCCTCCGTTCGCGCGTTTCACGTTACTTTTCATCCCGTGCAACAGCATCACGGCGGCGGGAGAGAAATCGGTCTCGAGCCCGCCGAGGTCCGCTCTCCCGTCCCCGTACGAGTCGTAGATCGACAGGTTTTCCACCAGCTTGCTCGCCCGGTGGCCCAAATCGTCCCCGTAGCGGTGCATGGCTCGAACCGGAGAGGGCGAGGAGCGCGAGCCACGGCGGTTgaagagcgcgagcgagagcgaAATTAGCAAATTAgcatttcacacagaaaatcacaacACGGCGCAGCCATCGCCGCTTTCCCCCTTTCTCAGTGCGGCGGTTTAGCCCCGGCGGCGTTCACATGCTCCCCCTCCGGTTCGCCACACGAAAGCGGCCGTTCGCCGAAAGTTTTCTCcgtctctcgctctttttctgGGTTCGTCAGATTCCAGCTTTTCTGTGGAAGTTGAAAGCTTCTCTCACAGTCAACGGCGCGCGCGGCGCGGAGGAATTTCTCTCACTCCTTTCTGGAGcgggagggggaggaggaggagggggggcgcgggggggtgaggggggggtGTAGTTTCTCCACAGTCTTTATTTTGtaagaaatacaaataaacgttgtttttttttttgggggggggcacGAGTCGGTTAAATTTTCCGCGGGGGGTGTTTTCTCGGTAGGGAGTCGAATGAGGGTGGAGAGGAAAGCGCGGGATGAGAGCGAAAGGCGGAGGGAGGGACTAGG is a window of Pygocentrus nattereri isolate fPygNat1 chromosome 7, fPygNat1.pri, whole genome shotgun sequence DNA encoding:
- the LOC108431706 gene encoding Wilms tumor protein 1-interacting protein homolog, producing MHRYGDDLGHRASKLVENLSIYDSYGDGRADLGGLETDFSPAAVMLLHGMKSNVKRANGGGGVDAAYMTGTNVKVHGAAPLPVPVPSAVRTVNGTRTAPSLDLCSPVTLRDAAHADDDDEGGGGGGSFCARSEVALPCYGGGDRHRRYSPQEAHSLRYGTYESPGPGKQLCRNGAGSSTNTGATTSPRSSCSSGGSPRSSVLVPGQQQQQQERYASPRCSLAQGGEGVGGGCALSPRSSYASTHSSLSGCDCTSSSRPSSNRTSGVSLGYDQRHASPRSSAASPRSSYSASAASSAAAAAATASPRSSISSHSSRGSMSAGTELQLPSPRASVLEDALQLQDFGGEANGLHHGLHHRLHLHAFPALDDTQHVHGGGEPDPGAPGQKLKLPYQVTPSRECGPSQAERRLEALTLELERELERHMKKEYFGICVKCGKGVYGASQACQAMGNLYHTNCFTCCSCGRRLRGKAFYNVNGKVYCEEDFLYSGFQQTAEKCFVCGHLIMEMILQALGKSYHPGCFRCVVCKEGLDGVPFTVDMENNIYCVKDYHTVFAPKCASCSQPILPAEGSEETIRVVSMDKDYHVECYHCEDCGLQLTDEEGHRCYPLDGHLLCHTCHLHRLKTPGPAQPPPGYPLHVTEL